From Sporolactobacillus pectinivorans:
TTCCAATGGCTTTGTAACAACCAATAATTCTTCCCAGTCCTTGTATATCTTCCGAAGTATCCTCATGGTTTGTTTTATAGACAGGTTCACTTCAACGAGTACATCCCGATGCTCTCCTGTTTTCTCATCGACCTCTTCTTCTTCAGTATTCACAATAATACAATTGATCCCTTTACTCTTCGTTCCTTCTTCCATACGGAACAGAACATTTTCAAAAGTTTTCTGAGAGTCCACATGTTCTAGGGCAGAAACGGCAACGATATAATCATATTCTTCCGGGTGAATGATGAAATCTGAAATATCCATTTTATAGGGATTGATGAGGTCTGCTACGTGATGCTGCTCACTGTACTGTATAAGCCGTTCTATCGCGGAATCAAGTAAATCAACACAGACTACTTTTCCACCTTGACCATTCAGCCTCTGTGCCATAGGAATACTGTTTCTTCCTACACCACAGCCAAGGTCCAGCACTGAAACATTCTTTTTGTCATCAAATTGGGCCATTAAATTCATAACCGTCTGCACAGGTTTGTTTAACCAGGACCCCGGTTTAAATAGTGTGAAATTTTCGTAGCAGAAATCGTGGTACGTTTTTTCTTCATCTCTGATATACTGAATACGGTCTTTATCCTGATTCATGATGTCCTCCGTCCTGCACCGGTTTCACAATTTTTTCTTCATATGTACGACCTTAAGGTTTATCCCGCCCGGCTTATGCACTATTTCCTGATCAAAAATATGAAAGCCGATTGATTGATAGAGTTTCAGGTTACGCCCGACGTTTTTACGCACCCGGCAGACTGCCATATTCTTTCCATTTCTTCTAGCAACCTCTTCCATCTGGTACACTATCGTCTTTGCGATACCGTGTCCCTGTCTTTCAGGAATGACCGCCAGCCGGTAAAAATACACATCATCACGCCGCAACATAAAACGGACCATTCCGACAGGAGTAGATCCGTCATCATAGGCGATCAAAGCTTGTTCACTGGCCGCCAGCGATTTTTGAATCGACGCGGCCGTCTCTTTCATAGCACTGGATGGCGCTCCCGATTTCTGATATTCCGCAAAAGCACGGATCATTAAACTGTGAATGAGTGCTGCATCGGAACACGTCGCAAGTCTGCAATGGATCACGATTACCTCCTTAAACTTGATAGAATATGTACGTTAAAGTAGCGATCACAGATAACGATTGGCATAACCACCAGCGGGGAGAATGACTGCCCTGTCTCTTATTATAGAATAGGTTTCCAGCAGGTCAACAACACCAGTAAGCTTCTTTTTTTAACCTCTGCGATCTGATATCATTAACTGTGAACCGGGATCATTTAAAGATATTGCTAGACTGCCTTCTTTCGGGGACGTCTTTGCGAAAATTAAGATCCTCTCCGTTTATTAAAGTGAACGTTATTTTCTAAAAAAGATACGGGGGAAAAGAGATGCGAACTCCTCAATCCTTAGAAAACAGTTTTTCTGCTGTTGAATTACAAAAACTCAAAAAAAGCTTTGAGGAGGTTAAGCCAGAATCCATATTGGATCGGATTCAGATGACTGCTGAGAGCAGGCGTTTTGTGGAGAATGACAGTTTCGCCCTTTTGATTGCGGTGATCGCCGACCAATCGGTGAAATCGGAGGTGGCATGGGACTTACCCAACAGGCTCAGCAAAAGGATCGGGATGGATCACTTTAACGCTGAATGGATATTCAATAATATTGAAAACGTTAAAAACGCCATTGCGAAAAAACCGGCACTTCACCGTTTCCCCGGGAAGATGGCCGATTATATTTTTTCCCTGTCAGCTGTCATAGAAAACAACTACTCTTCTCCAAGCGGACTGCTGAATAATTCTTTGGATTACAACAATTTTATCGTGAATATAAAAGGAGTTTCCGGCATCAGTGACAAAAAGGCTAATTTTCTATTTTTAATCCTACTGCTGGATTTTCATTATGACTTTAAAAATATAGAGAATAGTACTGTCCTTTTTGATACGCATGTTGAAAAATTTTTATCCAAACGATTCAACAAAAAAATCACCAAAACAGAAGCAGACGAAATTTGTCATTATGTTTCCCCGGACAATCCGGCTCTTTTTTGTCCCTATATGTGGCGTATAGATCGTAAAATGAAATGATGAATAATATAGTGTATCAAGTCTCTTTATAGAAATCAGACCGATCAAAACGTTTACAGTGGTAGTCTTCTATTATTCACTTAATACCGCCTTTTTTTCTTTGAGAGATATACCATTTTTTGAAGAAATCCGATCTTCAAGACGCGGAATGATCAAATAATAGATCAGTGTTCCAGTCAGGCCTATGCCTGTAATAATGAGCGAGGTCGCAAGTGTCGGCAAAAAGGATCCGATAGTTATCGTTAACGATGCAATCAGCATCGCTGTATTGTATTTCAGTCCATTAATGGCCATATATGTACTTCTGGCACTATCTGGGGGAATGGCCGCAGTATAAGACTGTTCAACAGGCACACGAAATACTTCCCCGATCGTCAGAACAATCATGAAACCGATCAGTAACCAGATATTATTCGCATACGACAATACGCCATAACCGATTGAGAATAAGGTGCAGCTGAAGATTAACGTCGTCTTGTCTTTCATCAGACCGCTTAATTTGGATACAAACAGGACGAGTAGAGCAACCAGAATCGTATTCTCACTTCTTAGAAACCCCATCATAGTCAGTCCATTGACCGGCCAGAATAATACAGTCTGGGTTGGCATATCCCTGCTCAGCCGGATACCGATATAATTGGTCAGCTGCAGCTCCATTGAGAAAACAAGGACACCGGCCAATACAAAGAGAACAAAGAGTTTATCCTGGAAAACAGTATGATAGTTTGAAAATAACTGAGCGAGGTGTTTCGAAAAGCCCAGAGTACCAACGTGTCCGATATGGCTTTCCTCAATAAAGAATGCAACGAGAATGACCACTTCGCATTCAACAACACACAAGGCGATAAACAGTTCAAAAAGATAATGCTGGAATAGCAACACACCCAGTATCCCGCCAATTGCGATAGACAGATTGTTCGCCCA
This genomic window contains:
- a CDS encoding class I SAM-dependent methyltransferase; the encoded protein is MNQDKDRIQYIRDEEKTYHDFCYENFTLFKPGSWLNKPVQTVMNLMAQFDDKKNVSVLDLGCGVGRNSIPMAQRLNGQGGKVVCVDLLDSAIERLIQYSEQHHVADLINPYKMDISDFIIHPEEYDYIVAVSALEHVDSQKTFENVLFRMEEGTKSKGINCIIVNTEEEEVDEKTGEHRDVLVEVNLSIKQTMRILRKIYKDWEELLVVTKPLEFEIRRQGKPVLLRTKAITFVVRKK
- a CDS encoding GNAT family N-acetyltransferase; translated protein: MIHCRLATCSDAALIHSLMIRAFAEYQKSGAPSSAMKETAASIQKSLAASEQALIAYDDGSTPVGMVRFMLRRDDVYFYRLAVIPERQGHGIAKTIVYQMEEVARRNGKNMAVCRVRKNVGRNLKLYQSIGFHIFDQEIVHKPGGINLKVVHMKKKL
- a CDS encoding MDR family MFS transporter yields the protein MRFRDFHKNIKIRIIETFTSRFVGGMIFPFMTIYLAQHFGAKSTGLLLLITVFIGIANSFLGGYLSDQFGRKKVMLCAEIARLTAFIIMMLCNSPFFVSPSVTFMMMVVNSISWGLAGPANDAMLIDVSTPEQRKMMYSITYWANNLSIAIGGILGVLLFQHYLFELFIALCVVECEVVILVAFFIEESHIGHVGTLGFSKHLAQLFSNYHTVFQDKLFVLFVLAGVLVFSMELQLTNYIGIRLSRDMPTQTVLFWPVNGLTMMGFLRSENTILVALLVLFVSKLSGLMKDKTTLIFSCTLFSIGYGVLSYANNIWLLIGFMIVLTIGEVFRVPVEQSYTAAIPPDSARSTYMAINGLKYNTAMLIASLTITIGSFLPTLATSLIITGIGLTGTLIYYLIIPRLEDRISSKNGISLKEKKAVLSE